One window of Hymenobacter sublimis genomic DNA carries:
- a CDS encoding zinc-dependent alcohol dehydrogenase has translation MLAMDFRGPRRVRAVQKPMPEILHPEDAIVKVLRTCICGSDLHLYNGNVPDTRVGMTFGHEFIGEIVEIGSEVTEVKVGDRVMVPFNIACGRCICCKQGMYGNCYESNSESTAGGGFLGYSHTGGGHNGGQAEYARVPYANFGPTVIPAGMDLDDAVLLTDITPTGYQAAEMAGIQPGDTVVVFGAGPVGIMAARCCWLFGAGRVIIIDQYDYRLEFAKNFAKCEAYNFRTDMDDPVMFLKKITDWIGPDACIDAVGAEAEGNVMQTITGRKLLLQGGSATALHWAINAVRKGGVISIVGVYGPTDNLIPIGNVLNKGLTIRANQASVKRHLPRMIDHVMNGILKPSLLITHRIPLEEVAEGYHIFSARLDNCIKTVLIPPTANR, from the coding sequence TTGCGGGTCCGACCTGCACTTGTACAACGGCAATGTGCCGGACACCCGCGTCGGCATGACGTTTGGCCATGAATTCATTGGGGAAATCGTGGAGATTGGCTCCGAGGTGACCGAGGTGAAAGTGGGCGACCGGGTGATGGTGCCGTTCAACATTGCCTGCGGGCGGTGTATCTGCTGCAAGCAGGGCATGTACGGCAACTGCTACGAATCTAATTCTGAGTCTACGGCCGGTGGCGGCTTTTTGGGGTATTCGCATACCGGGGGCGGCCACAACGGCGGCCAGGCCGAATACGCCCGGGTACCCTACGCCAATTTCGGCCCCACGGTGATTCCGGCGGGCATGGACCTCGACGACGCCGTGCTGCTCACCGACATCACGCCAACCGGCTACCAGGCCGCCGAAATGGCCGGCATTCAGCCCGGCGATACGGTGGTGGTGTTTGGCGCGGGGCCGGTGGGCATTATGGCGGCGCGGTGCTGCTGGCTGTTCGGCGCAGGCCGCGTCATCATCATCGACCAGTACGACTACCGGCTGGAATTTGCCAAGAATTTCGCCAAGTGCGAAGCCTACAACTTCCGGACCGACATGGACGACCCGGTCATGTTCCTGAAGAAAATCACCGATTGGATTGGCCCCGATGCCTGCATCGATGCCGTGGGGGCCGAGGCCGAAGGCAACGTCATGCAAACCATCACCGGGCGCAAGTTGCTGCTCCAGGGCGGCTCGGCTACGGCGCTGCACTGGGCCATCAACGCGGTGCGGAAAGGCGGCGTAATTTCCATTGTGGGCGTGTACGGCCCGACCGACAACCTCATCCCCATCGGCAACGTGCTCAACAAGGGCCTGACCATTCGGGCTAACCAGGCCTCGGTGAAGCGCCACCTGCCCCGCATGATTGACCACGTGATGAACGGCATCCTCAAGCCCAGCTTGTTAATAACCCACCGCATTCCCTTGGAGGAAGTCGCCGAAGGCTACCACATTTTTTCGGCTAGGCTTGACAATTGCATCAAGACGGTCCTCATCCCCCCCACTGCTAATCGCTAA